From Segatella copri, the proteins below share one genomic window:
- a CDS encoding glycoside hydrolase family 127 protein, producing the protein MKRLISAVLLSAAVVVPTMAKNAKTLGNGYPFTQVPFTSVKISQNTFWGARLKAAREVTVPLAFSKCESEHRYKNFDMAAYTLQHPNHPGLDTKEWDVSKFMGFSFDDTDVYKTIEGASYILQTYPNKKLKAYIDSVLDVVAAAQEPDGYLYTARTINPKHPHQWSGNKRWVKDEEASHELYNLGHMVDAACAHYQATGSTKFLNIAKRYADCVVKEVGPKAGQATIVPGHQIAEMALARLYTLTGEKKYLDEAKYLLDYRGKTHIRNPYSQSQAPILEQKEAVGHAVRAGYMYAGIADVAALTKDSAYMKVIDRIFENIVGKKYYLTGGVGARHDGEAFGDNYELPNMTAYNETCAAISMVYLFERMFLLHGESKYIDCMERTLYNGVISGMSMDGGRFFYPNPLSSDGKYAFNADGNTTRQPWFGCACCPSNLSRFIPSVPGYLYGVKDNNIYVNLFAGNTSTIKVNGKDVVLEETTEYPWNGDIKIAVKKSGVKNANLLVRIPGWVRNQVVPSDLYKYSDAEKPAYTVTVNGKAVEADLDANKGYLPVKNIKKGDVIRIHFDMPVRTVVANDKVADDKGKVAVERGPLVYCAETVDNSNEPVLHAVMPEKPSFTLVDNYSIQNTETKGAPAFTVKAIVTSPAHIIYQKKEDVVAVDCTPLTLIPYYAWNHRGANQMNVWFYQGLSFMDK; encoded by the coding sequence ATGAAGAGATTAATTTCTGCAGTATTGCTTTCTGCAGCCGTAGTTGTGCCAACCATGGCGAAGAATGCAAAGACATTGGGCAATGGTTATCCATTTACTCAGGTTCCTTTCACCAGTGTGAAGATTTCACAGAATACTTTCTGGGGTGCCCGCTTGAAGGCTGCCCGAGAAGTAACCGTGCCATTGGCTTTCAGCAAGTGTGAGAGCGAGCACCGTTACAAGAATTTCGATATGGCTGCCTATACCCTGCAGCATCCTAACCACCCGGGCTTGGATACCAAGGAGTGGGATGTGAGCAAGTTCATGGGCTTTTCTTTCGATGATACCGATGTTTATAAGACCATCGAAGGTGCCAGCTACATCCTCCAGACTTATCCGAACAAGAAGTTGAAGGCTTATATCGACAGCGTGCTCGATGTGGTAGCTGCGGCACAGGAGCCAGATGGCTATCTCTATACCGCCCGTACCATCAATCCAAAGCATCCACACCAGTGGTCGGGAAATAAGCGTTGGGTCAAGGACGAGGAGGCGAGCCACGAGCTTTACAACCTCGGTCACATGGTAGATGCAGCCTGCGCTCACTATCAGGCTACGGGTAGCACCAAGTTCCTGAACATCGCCAAGCGCTATGCCGATTGCGTGGTAAAGGAAGTGGGACCTAAGGCAGGACAGGCTACCATCGTTCCGGGACATCAGATTGCAGAGATGGCTTTGGCTCGTCTCTATACCTTGACCGGTGAAAAGAAGTATCTGGATGAGGCTAAGTATCTGCTCGATTATCGTGGCAAGACTCATATCCGCAATCCATATTCTCAGAGCCAGGCTCCTATCCTGGAGCAGAAAGAGGCGGTAGGTCATGCGGTTCGTGCCGGCTATATGTATGCCGGTATAGCCGATGTGGCTGCCCTGACCAAGGATTCTGCCTATATGAAGGTCATCGACCGCATTTTCGAAAACATCGTTGGCAAGAAGTACTATCTTACGGGTGGTGTAGGTGCCCGCCATGACGGTGAGGCATTCGGTGATAACTATGAGTTGCCAAACATGACTGCCTATAATGAAACCTGTGCAGCCATCTCTATGGTTTATCTCTTCGAGCGCATGTTCCTCCTTCACGGCGAGAGCAAGTATATCGACTGCATGGAGCGTACCTTATATAATGGTGTCATCTCGGGTATGAGCATGGATGGCGGTCGTTTCTTCTATCCTAACCCATTGTCAAGCGACGGCAAGTATGCCTTCAATGCTGATGGCAACACCACCCGCCAGCCTTGGTTCGGATGTGCCTGCTGCCCAAGTAACCTGAGCCGCTTCATCCCTTCTGTTCCAGGTTATCTCTATGGTGTGAAAGACAACAATATCTATGTAAATCTCTTTGCCGGCAATACATCTACCATCAAGGTGAATGGCAAGGATGTGGTTCTGGAGGAGACTACCGAGTATCCTTGGAACGGCGACATCAAGATTGCTGTGAAGAAGAGCGGTGTGAAGAATGCCAACCTCCTGGTCCGTATTCCTGGATGGGTTCGCAATCAGGTAGTACCTAGCGATCTTTACAAGTATAGCGATGCAGAGAAGCCTGCTTACACAGTAACCGTAAACGGCAAGGCTGTAGAGGCTGATCTCGATGCCAACAAGGGTTATCTCCCTGTCAAGAACATCAAGAAGGGCGATGTCATCCGCATCCACTTCGATATGCCGGTTCGTACTGTGGTTGCTAACGATAAGGTAGCAGATGATAAGGGCAAGGTTGCCGTAGAGCGTGGACCATTGGTATATTGCGCTGAGACTGTGGATAATAGCAATGAACCTGTGCTCCATGCCGTTATGCCAGAGAAGCCAAGCTTCACTCTCGTTGACAACTACAGCATTCAGAACACGGAGACCAAGGGAGCCCCAGCCTTCACCGTAAAGGCTATCGTTACCTCTCCTGCCCATATTATCTACCAGAAGAAGGAGGATGTGGTCGCTGTAGATTGCACCCCTCTCACCTTGATTCCTTACTATGCCTGGAATCATCGTGGTGCCAACCAGATGAATGTCTGGTTCTATCAGGGCTTGTCGTTTATGGATAAGTAA